The following coding sequences lie in one Streptomyces venezuelae genomic window:
- the der gene encoding ribosome biogenesis GTPase Der, with translation MNDQIQPEGDGFAEHDHGALGDAEYAQFMELAAEEGFDIEDVEGAIEEAGHGPLPVLAVIGRPNVGKSTLVNRIIGRREAVVEDRPGVTRDRVTYEAEWSGRRFKLVDTGGWEQDVLGIDASVAAQAEYAIEAADAVVFVVDATVGATDTDEAVVRLLRKAGKPVVLCANKVDGPSGEADATALWSLGLGEPHPISALHGRGTGDMLDAVLEALPEAPAQTFGTAIGGPRRIALIGRPNVGKSSLLNKVANEDRVVVNELAGTTRDPVDELIELGGVTWKFVDTAGIRKRVHLQQGADYYASLRTAAAVEKAEVAVILIDASETISVQDQRIVTMAVEAGRAIVVAYNKWDTLDEERRYYLEREIETELGQVAWAPRVNVSAATGRHMEKLVPAIEAALEGWETRVPTGRLNAFLGEIVASHPHPVRGGKQPRILFGTQAGTKPPRFVFFASGFIEAGYRRFLERRLREEFGFEGTPIHISVRVREKRGRKK, from the coding sequence ATGAACGACCAGATCCAGCCCGAGGGCGACGGCTTCGCCGAGCACGACCACGGGGCGCTCGGCGACGCCGAGTACGCACAGTTCATGGAGCTCGCCGCCGAAGAGGGCTTCGACATCGAGGACGTCGAGGGCGCCATCGAGGAGGCGGGCCACGGCCCGCTGCCCGTCCTCGCCGTCATCGGCCGCCCCAATGTCGGCAAGTCGACTCTGGTGAACCGCATCATCGGCCGCCGCGAGGCCGTCGTGGAGGACCGCCCCGGCGTGACCCGCGACCGCGTCACCTATGAGGCCGAGTGGTCGGGCCGCCGCTTCAAGCTCGTCGACACCGGCGGCTGGGAGCAGGACGTGCTCGGCATCGACGCGTCCGTCGCCGCCCAGGCGGAGTACGCGATCGAGGCCGCGGACGCCGTGGTCTTCGTCGTCGACGCCACGGTCGGCGCCACCGACACGGACGAGGCCGTCGTGCGCCTGCTCCGCAAGGCCGGCAAGCCCGTCGTGCTCTGCGCCAACAAGGTCGATGGCCCGTCCGGCGAGGCCGACGCCACCGCCCTGTGGTCCCTTGGCCTCGGCGAGCCGCACCCGATCTCCGCGCTGCACGGCCGCGGCACCGGCGACATGCTGGACGCCGTCCTGGAGGCGCTGCCCGAGGCGCCCGCGCAGACCTTCGGCACGGCCATCGGCGGACCGCGCCGCATCGCGCTCATCGGCCGTCCGAACGTCGGCAAGTCCTCGCTGCTCAACAAGGTGGCCAACGAGGACCGCGTGGTCGTCAACGAGCTGGCGGGCACCACCCGCGACCCGGTCGACGAGCTCATCGAGCTGGGCGGCGTGACCTGGAAGTTCGTCGACACGGCGGGCATCCGCAAGCGCGTCCACCTCCAGCAGGGCGCGGACTACTACGCCTCGCTGCGCACCGCGGCCGCCGTCGAGAAGGCGGAGGTCGCGGTGATCCTCATCGACGCCTCCGAGACCATCTCGGTCCAGGACCAGCGCATCGTGACCATGGCCGTCGAGGCGGGCCGTGCGATCGTCGTCGCGTACAACAAGTGGGACACCCTCGACGAGGAGCGCCGCTACTACCTGGAGCGGGAGATCGAGACGGAGCTCGGCCAGGTGGCCTGGGCACCGCGCGTCAACGTGTCGGCGGCCACGGGGCGCCACATGGAGAAGCTGGTCCCGGCGATCGAGGCGGCCCTGGAGGGCTGGGAGACGCGCGTGCCGACCGGGCGTCTGAACGCGTTCCTCGGCGAGATCGTCGCCTCGCACCCGCACCCGGTCCGCGGCGGCAAGCAGCCCCGCATCCTCTTCGGCACGCAGGCCGGCACCAAGCCGCCGCGGTTCGTCTTCTTCGCCTCCGGCTTCATCGAGGCGGGCTACCGCCGCTTCCTCGAGCGCCGTCTGCGCGAGGAGTTCGGCTTCGAGGGCACGCCGATCCACATCTCGGTGCGGGTGCGCGAGAAGCGCGGCCGCAAGAAGTAG
- a CDS encoding lysophospholipid acyltransferase family protein, with translation MYGLWKPRVLGAWRVPASGPVILAVNHSHNVDGPMVMGVAPRPTHFLIKKEAFIGPLGSFLHGIGQLKVDRSVADRTAITRALGVLEQGGVLGIFPEGTRGEGDFASLRAGLAYFAVRAGAPIVPVAVLGSTERPGRLIKQLPPLRSRVDVVFGDPFDAGDGSGRRTRKALDEATVRIQERLTGHLENARRLTGR, from the coding sequence ATGTACGGCCTGTGGAAGCCGCGGGTGCTCGGCGCCTGGCGGGTGCCCGCGAGCGGCCCCGTGATCCTGGCCGTCAACCACTCGCACAACGTCGACGGCCCGATGGTCATGGGCGTCGCCCCCCGGCCCACGCACTTCCTGATCAAGAAGGAAGCGTTCATCGGGCCCCTCGGCTCCTTCCTGCACGGCATCGGCCAGCTGAAGGTCGACCGCTCGGTCGCCGACCGCACGGCGATCACCCGGGCGCTCGGCGTCCTGGAGCAGGGCGGCGTCCTGGGCATCTTCCCGGAGGGCACCCGGGGCGAGGGAGACTTCGCGTCGCTGCGGGCCGGGCTCGCGTACTTCGCGGTGCGGGCGGGCGCCCCGATCGTGCCGGTCGCGGTGCTGGGAAGCACCGAGCGGCCCGGCCGGTTGATAAAGCAGCTGCCCCCGCTCCGCAGCCGCGTCGACGTCGTCTTCGGAGACCCCTTCGACGCGGGCGACGGCAGCGGCCGCCGCACGCGCAAGGCGCTCGACGAGGCGACCGTGCGCATCCAGGAGCGGCTCACCGGCCACCTGGAAAACGCCAGGCGCCTGACCGGGCGCTGA
- the cmk gene encoding (d)CMP kinase has translation METAETAAPAAVIVAIDGPSGTGKSSTSKAVAAQLGLSYLDTGAQYRAITWWMVHNGIDLTDPTAIAAVAGKPEIVSGTDPAAPTITVDGTDVAGPIRTTDVTSKVSAVSAVPEVRTRITELQRTIAVSAEKGIVVEGRDIGTTVLPDADLKIFLTASPEARAARRSGELKGADIKATQEALIKRDAADSSRKTSPLAKADDAVEVDTTELTLQQVIECVVTLVEEKRAGK, from the coding sequence GTGGAAACAGCCGAAACCGCCGCCCCGGCAGCCGTGATCGTCGCCATCGACGGACCGTCCGGCACGGGCAAGTCGAGCACCTCGAAGGCTGTCGCCGCCCAGCTCGGCCTCAGCTACCTGGACACCGGCGCCCAGTACCGGGCCATCACCTGGTGGATGGTGCACAACGGCATCGACCTCACCGACCCGACCGCCATCGCCGCCGTCGCGGGCAAGCCCGAGATCGTCTCCGGCACCGACCCGGCCGCCCCGACCATCACGGTCGACGGCACGGACGTCGCAGGGCCGATCCGCACCACCGACGTCACCTCGAAGGTCAGCGCGGTCAGCGCCGTCCCCGAGGTCCGCACCCGCATCACCGAGCTGCAGCGCACCATCGCGGTCTCGGCCGAGAAGGGCATCGTCGTCGAGGGCCGTGACATCGGCACGACCGTGCTGCCCGACGCCGACCTGAAGATCTTCCTCACCGCGTCGCCCGAGGCGCGCGCCGCCCGCCGCTCCGGCGAGCTGAAGGGCGCCGACATCAAGGCGACGCAGGAAGCCCTGATCAAGCGGGACGCGGCCGACTCCAGCCGCAAGACGTCCCCGCTGGCCAAGGCGGACGACGCCGTCGAGGTCGACACCACCGAGCTCACGCTCCAGCAGGTCATCGAGTGCGTCGTCACCCTCGTCGAGGAGAAGCGGGCCGGCAAGTGA
- a CDS encoding prephenate dehydrogenase, translating to MRTALVIGTGLIGTSAALALASRGVAVHLADHDPEQARTAAALGAGTDEAPAGVVDLCVVAVPPAHVATSLADAMGRGLARAYIDVASVKGGPRRELEALGLDLTPYIGTHPMSGRERSGPLAATADLFEGRPWVLTPTRDTDTEVLNLALELVAFCRAVPVVMDADAHDRAVALVSHMPHLVSSMVAARLENAEESAVRLCGQGIRDVTRIAASDPRMWIDILSANPGPVADLLAEVAADLDDTVTALRALQSADGAKWAEGAAGVESMLRRGNAGQVRVPGKHGAAPAAYEVVAVLINDQPGQLARIFADADSAGVNIEDVRIEHATGQQAGLVQLMVEPRSVPVLTAALRERGWSIRQ from the coding sequence GTGAGAACCGCCCTCGTCATCGGCACCGGCCTGATCGGCACCTCCGCAGCCCTGGCCCTCGCCTCCCGCGGCGTCGCCGTGCACCTCGCGGACCACGACCCGGAGCAGGCCCGCACCGCCGCCGCGCTCGGCGCGGGCACGGACGAGGCGCCCGCGGGCGTCGTCGACCTCTGCGTCGTCGCCGTGCCGCCCGCGCACGTCGCCACCTCGCTCGCCGACGCGATGGGCCGCGGCCTCGCGCGCGCCTACATCGACGTGGCCAGCGTCAAGGGCGGCCCGCGCCGCGAGCTGGAGGCGCTCGGCCTCGACCTCACCCCGTACATCGGCACGCACCCCATGTCCGGGCGCGAGCGCAGCGGCCCGCTGGCCGCCACCGCCGACCTCTTCGAGGGCCGGCCCTGGGTGCTCACGCCGACCCGGGACACCGACACCGAGGTCCTCAACCTCGCTCTGGAGCTCGTCGCCTTCTGCCGCGCCGTGCCCGTCGTCATGGACGCCGATGCCCACGACCGTGCGGTCGCCCTCGTCTCGCACATGCCGCACCTGGTCTCCAGCATGGTCGCGGCCCGCCTGGAGAACGCCGAGGAGTCCGCGGTACGCCTCTGCGGCCAGGGCATCCGCGACGTCACGCGGATCGCCGCGTCCGACCCGCGGATGTGGATCGACATCCTCTCCGCCAACCCCGGCCCGGTCGCCGACCTGCTCGCGGAGGTCGCCGCCGACCTCGACGACACGGTGACGGCGCTGCGCGCGCTGCAGTCCGCCGACGGCGCGAAGTGGGCCGAGGGCGCCGCAGGCGTCGAGAGCATGCTGCGGCGCGGCAACGCGGGACAGGTCAGGGTGCCCGGCAAGCACGGCGCCGCCCCGGCCGCGTACGAGGTCGTCGCGGTGCTCATCAACGACCAGCCCGGCCAGCTGGCCCGCATCTTCGCCGACGCGGACAGCGCGGGCGTCAACATCGAGGACGTCCGCATCGAGCACGCGACCGGTCAGCAGGCCGGTCTGGTGCAGCTCATGGTCGAGCCGAGGTCCGTGCCGGTGCTCACGGCGGCGCTGCGGGAGCGGGGCTGGTCCATCCGGCAGTAG
- the aroH gene encoding chorismate mutase produces the protein MAVRAVRGAVQLERDEAGHMAEQVGALLTAVLERNGLTQEDLISIWFTATPDLHCDFPAAAARGLGIVDVPLICAQELDVEGALPRVVRILAHIDTDRTRSEVTHVYLGAAAALRKDIAQ, from the coding sequence GTGGCGGTACGAGCGGTCCGGGGCGCCGTCCAGCTGGAACGGGACGAGGCCGGGCACATGGCCGAGCAGGTCGGCGCGCTGCTCACCGCCGTCCTGGAGCGGAACGGGCTGACGCAGGAGGACCTGATCAGCATCTGGTTCACGGCCACGCCTGACCTGCACTGCGACTTCCCCGCGGCCGCCGCCCGCGGACTCGGCATCGTCGACGTACCGCTGATCTGCGCGCAGGAGCTGGACGTCGAGGGCGCCCTGCCCCGCGTCGTCCGCATACTCGCGCACATCGACACCGACCGGACCCGCTCCGAGGTCACCCACGTGTACCTCGGCGCCGCGGCCGCACTCCGCAAGGACATCGCCCAGTGA
- a CDS encoding DUF6529 family protein encodes MSVDPSAPTQGGFPVPPGAGGHRAPSAARYLVPALVAAAVAVGLSAYGKVHDPAGTAFNLAGFSSTSAVKSWLATAAFAFVPVQVVSALMLYGKVPGPSWSAALHRWSGRIAFLVSVPVAVHCLYALGYQTYSTRVLWHSLLGCFFYGAFSAKMLLLRTERLPGWLLPLVAGLVFAALTGIWLSSALWFFRTFGVTT; translated from the coding sequence ATGAGCGTCGACCCGAGCGCCCCCACCCAGGGCGGCTTCCCCGTGCCCCCGGGCGCGGGCGGCCACCGCGCGCCGAGCGCCGCCCGCTACCTGGTGCCGGCGCTGGTCGCCGCCGCCGTGGCGGTCGGCCTCAGTGCGTACGGCAAGGTCCACGACCCGGCGGGCACCGCCTTCAACCTCGCCGGGTTCAGCAGCACGAGCGCGGTGAAGTCCTGGCTGGCCACGGCGGCGTTCGCGTTCGTGCCGGTCCAGGTCGTGTCGGCGCTGATGCTGTACGGGAAGGTCCCCGGGCCCTCCTGGTCGGCGGCGCTGCACCGCTGGTCGGGCCGGATCGCGTTCCTGGTCTCCGTGCCCGTGGCGGTGCACTGCCTCTATGCGCTCGGCTACCAGACGTACTCCACGCGCGTGCTGTGGCACTCACTGCTCGGCTGCTTCTTCTACGGGGCGTTCAGCGCCAAGATGCTGCTCCTGCGCACGGAGCGGCTGCCCGGTTGGCTGCTCCCCCTGGTCGCCGGCCTGGTCTTCGCCGCCCTTACGGGGATCTGGCTGTCGTCCGCGCTGTGGTTCTTCCGGACGTTCGGGGTGACGACATGA
- a CDS encoding Rieske (2Fe-2S) protein — MSGGGGRGGSGGTSRRAVLAAGAVALAAGCTEYGDEGAEPEPPDSAAPDGSTPASRTPPAGDEPPAGPELAKTSEVPVGGGKVVKDKKVVVTQPESGTFKAFSAVCTHSGCLVAEVADGTINCPCHGSKYRVADASVADGPAPRPLSEEKITVTGNSITLG; from the coding sequence ATGAGCGGTGGCGGGGGCAGGGGCGGAAGCGGGGGCACGTCGCGGCGGGCGGTCCTGGCGGCGGGCGCGGTGGCGCTCGCGGCGGGGTGCACCGAGTACGGCGACGAGGGCGCGGAGCCGGAGCCGCCGGACTCCGCCGCGCCCGACGGCTCCACGCCCGCCTCGCGGACTCCCCCGGCGGGCGACGAGCCGCCCGCGGGCCCCGAGCTGGCGAAGACCTCCGAGGTGCCGGTGGGCGGCGGCAAGGTCGTCAAGGACAAGAAGGTCGTCGTGACGCAGCCGGAGAGCGGCACCTTCAAGGCGTTCTCGGCGGTCTGCACCCACTCGGGCTGCCTGGTCGCGGAGGTCGCGGACGGCACGATCAACTGCCCGTGTCACGGCAGCAAGTACCGGGTGGCCGACGCGTCGGTGGCGGACGGGCCCGCCCCGCGCCCGCTGTCCGAGGAGAAGATCACGGTCACCGGAAATTCGATCACCCTGGGCTGA
- a CDS encoding DNA polymerase beta superfamily protein translates to MHPQDLVRDHTVYSCVMGSRAFGLATDDSDTDRRGIFLAPTPLFWRFDKPPTHVDGPADEQFSWELERFCELALRANPNILECLHSPLVEHVTETGRELLSLRGAFLSRQAHDTFARYALGQRKKLDADVRTHGAPRWKHAMHLLRLLMSCRDLLRTGVLTIDVGDQREPLLAVKRGELSWPQVESWMNRLAAESEDAAVHTPLPAEPDRERIEDFLFRTRRTSALKPVEPLEPHADDEVVQRVVRRVGTGQH, encoded by the coding sequence ATGCACCCTCAGGACCTGGTACGCGACCACACCGTCTACTCCTGCGTGATGGGTTCGCGCGCCTTCGGCCTGGCCACGGACGACAGCGACACGGACCGCAGGGGCATCTTCCTGGCCCCCACGCCGCTGTTCTGGCGCTTCGACAAACCCCCGACGCACGTGGACGGCCCCGCCGACGAGCAGTTCAGCTGGGAGCTGGAGCGGTTCTGCGAGCTCGCGCTGCGCGCCAACCCGAACATCCTGGAGTGCCTGCACTCGCCGCTCGTGGAGCACGTCACGGAGACCGGGCGGGAACTGCTCTCGCTGCGCGGCGCGTTCCTCTCCCGCCAGGCCCACGACACCTTCGCCCGTTACGCACTGGGCCAGCGCAAGAAGCTCGACGCCGACGTCCGCACGCACGGCGCCCCGCGCTGGAAGCACGCCATGCACCTGCTGCGGCTGCTGATGTCCTGCCGCGACCTGCTGCGCACCGGCGTGCTGACCATCGACGTCGGCGACCAGCGGGAGCCGCTGCTCGCGGTGAAGCGCGGCGAGCTCTCCTGGCCTCAGGTCGAGTCCTGGATGAACCGGCTCGCCGCGGAGTCGGAGGACGCGGCCGTGCACACCCCGCTCCCGGCCGAACCCGACCGGGAGCGGATCGAGGACTTCCTGTTCCGCACGCGCCGGACGTCAGCCCTGAAGCCCGTTGAGCCCCTGGAGCCGCACGCGGACGACGAGGTCGTGCAGCGCGTCGTACGCCGTGTGGGAACCGGGCAGCACTGA
- a CDS encoding DNA polymerase beta superfamily protein, translating to MTVDLGPDLDTDLTSVVAEQRDPLLFATVSGAHLYGFPSRDSDVDMRGVHLLPVTDLVGLREPEETRSRMWFRDGVEMDLVTHDLRKFVRLMLRNNGYVLEQLLSPLVVHTTDTHAELVALAPDVLTSNHAHHYRGFANTQWRLFEKNGELKPLLYTFRVLLTGIHLMRSGVVVAHLPTLIGEVDAPAYLPDLVAAKAEAEHGGADVGHARVAADVERLHAVLDEAQAASVLPGSHTAYDALHDLVVRVRLQGLNGLQG from the coding sequence ATGACTGTGGACCTCGGCCCCGACCTGGACACCGACCTGACCTCCGTCGTCGCCGAGCAGCGCGACCCGCTGCTCTTCGCGACGGTCTCCGGGGCGCACCTGTACGGCTTCCCCTCGCGCGACTCGGACGTGGACATGCGGGGCGTGCACCTGCTGCCCGTGACCGATCTGGTGGGGCTGCGGGAGCCGGAGGAGACGCGGTCGAGGATGTGGTTCAGGGACGGCGTCGAGATGGACCTCGTCACCCACGACCTGCGCAAGTTCGTCCGGCTGATGCTGCGCAACAACGGATACGTCCTTGAGCAGCTGCTCTCGCCGCTGGTCGTGCACACCACCGACACGCACGCGGAGCTCGTCGCGCTCGCACCGGACGTCCTCACCAGCAACCACGCCCACCACTACCGGGGCTTCGCCAACACCCAGTGGCGGCTCTTCGAGAAGAACGGCGAGCTCAAGCCGCTGCTCTACACGTTCCGCGTGCTGCTCACCGGGATCCATCTGATGCGCAGCGGCGTCGTGGTGGCCCACCTGCCCACGCTGATCGGCGAGGTGGATGCCCCTGCCTATCTGCCGGACCTCGTCGCCGCCAAGGCCGAGGCGGAGCACGGCGGTGCCGACGTGGGCCACGCGCGCGTGGCCGCCGACGTGGAGCGGCTGCACGCCGTCCTCGACGAGGCGCAGGCGGCGTCAGTGCTGCCCGGTTCCCACACGGCGTACGACGCGCTGCACGACCTCGTCGTCCGCGTGCGGCTCCAGGGGCTCAACGGGCTTCAGGGCTGA